A genomic region of Nitrosomonas ureae contains the following coding sequences:
- the cas9 gene encoding type II CRISPR RNA-guided endonuclease Cas9 (Cas9, originally named Csn1, is the large, multifunctional signature protein of type II CRISPR/Cas systems. It is well known even to general audiences because its RNA-guided endonuclease activity has made it a popular tool for custom editing of eukaryotic genomes.): MLHKMRYRLALDLGSTSLGWAMIRLNANQQPCAVIKAGVRIFSNGRNPKDGSSLAVTRREARSMRRRRDRLLKRKARMMRTLIEYGFFPANETQRKALENLNPYALRAKGLNEALTPSEFARALFHINQRRGFKSNRKTDKRDSDSGALKTAIKQLHSVLDPQGNDGKPRTVGELLYKRFTDLSKLPKDRTVRARYRQDKIVKDDGKTKIDKYYDLYIDRAMIEQEFDALWKKQSELNPILFTENARADLKDILLYQRSLKPVKPGRCTFMPEEERAPLALPSTQRFRMYQEVNNLRILREGLKEESLTLQQRDDLINALEKNNRRTFTQIKKLLGVGGSVQFNFEDPKREELKGNTTSAILGKSEHFGEAWFAFNEAKQDAIVLQLIKEENEAKLVRWLQDETGIDEKSAEVIANAGLPEGYGSLCIEALARILPELRRDVMTYDKAVQAAGFEHHSKLNRNEEIPDITFKIESIDRNSGEIKQFHLHKELPYYGEYLQRHVGFGSGKPEDSIEKRYGKIANPTVHIGLNQIRVVVNALIKRYGHPSEIIVEVARDLKQSKDRRDEENKRQAENQKRNERLRKDIADILGISEERVRRDDIEKMILWEELSFDPADRRCPYSGVQVSTVMLLSDEVEVEHILPFSQTLDDSLNNKTVALRQANRIKGNRTPWEAFGTSNISGFDYSGILTRAELMPKAKRYRFAEDGYQRWLKDDAGFLARALNDTRHLSKIAREYMSLICPNTRVIPGQMTAMLRRNFGLNDVLGLNGEKNRNDHRHHAVDACVIAVTDQGLLQRFAAASASARERQLNRLVENMPLPWESYREHVRRAIDGIWVSHRPDHSHEGAMHNDTAYGLRGNGRVSFHKMVEGKREYIEDSLKVIEITDTKAIDRHGLLPTGKPRPYKGYKGDSNYCIEIVRNEKGRWEGEIISTFDAYQLVRKYGIVQLRHPVLSVSGKPLVMRLIRNDFVRLEHEGIIRTLRVCKMREDGQVALADVTEANVDARTRTKEICYVFKTGGSLQKAKARRITISPIGEPRDPGFKE, from the coding sequence ATGCTGCATAAGATGCGTTATCGCCTGGCACTTGATTTAGGATCAACTTCACTGGGTTGGGCAATGATTAGATTGAATGCCAACCAGCAACCTTGTGCAGTTATCAAAGCAGGGGTGCGTATTTTCTCAAATGGACGTAATCCCAAGGACGGTTCTTCTTTGGCTGTAACACGACGTGAAGCCCGCAGCATGCGCCGCCGCCGTGACCGTTTGCTCAAACGCAAGGCACGCATGATGCGCACACTCATCGAATATGGTTTTTTCCCCGCGAATGAAACACAGCGCAAAGCGTTGGAAAACCTGAATCCCTATGCGCTACGTGCCAAAGGGTTGAATGAAGCGCTAACCCCTTCTGAATTTGCCCGCGCATTGTTTCATATTAATCAGCGGCGCGGCTTCAAAAGCAATCGCAAAACCGATAAAAGAGATAGTGATAGTGGCGCATTGAAAACTGCGATCAAACAATTGCATTCAGTCCTTGATCCGCAAGGAAATGACGGTAAACCTCGAACAGTCGGCGAATTACTTTACAAGCGTTTTACCGACCTCAGTAAACTGCCGAAGGACCGCACAGTACGTGCCCGCTACCGTCAAGACAAAATCGTCAAAGATGACGGTAAGACCAAGATCGATAAATATTATGATCTCTACATCGATCGTGCCATGATCGAGCAGGAATTCGATGCGTTATGGAAGAAACAATCCGAACTGAATCCAATCTTGTTTACAGAAAATGCTCGAGCCGATCTGAAAGATATTTTGCTATACCAGCGTTCGCTCAAACCGGTCAAACCGGGACGCTGCACTTTTATGCCCGAAGAGGAACGCGCACCACTGGCTTTGCCTAGCACGCAACGCTTCCGTATGTATCAGGAAGTGAATAATCTGCGCATCTTGCGTGAAGGGTTGAAAGAAGAATCATTGACATTGCAACAGCGCGACGATCTGATCAATGCGCTGGAAAAAAACAATAGGCGTACTTTTACGCAAATCAAGAAATTGCTTGGCGTGGGTGGTTCAGTCCAGTTTAATTTTGAAGACCCCAAACGTGAAGAACTTAAAGGCAATACCACCAGCGCCATCCTCGGCAAATCGGAACATTTTGGCGAAGCCTGGTTTGCATTCAATGAAGCCAAGCAAGATGCCATCGTACTGCAATTGATCAAGGAAGAAAATGAAGCCAAACTTGTTCGATGGCTGCAAGACGAGACAGGCATCGATGAAAAAAGCGCTGAAGTTATTGCTAATGCCGGATTGCCGGAAGGTTACGGCAGTTTATGTATCGAAGCGTTGGCACGTATTTTGCCGGAGCTGCGTCGTGATGTGATGACATACGATAAAGCGGTGCAAGCTGCCGGCTTCGAGCATCATAGCAAGCTCAATCGGAATGAAGAAATTCCCGATATTACTTTCAAAATTGAAAGTATCGATCGGAACTCCGGTGAAATCAAGCAATTCCACCTTCATAAGGAACTGCCTTATTACGGCGAATATCTGCAACGTCATGTCGGCTTTGGCAGTGGCAAACCGGAAGATTCCATTGAAAAACGTTACGGCAAAATCGCCAACCCTACGGTGCATATCGGACTCAATCAAATTCGCGTTGTAGTGAATGCGTTGATCAAACGCTACGGACACCCCAGTGAAATAATTGTTGAAGTGGCACGCGACCTGAAGCAAAGCAAAGATCGACGGGATGAAGAAAACAAGCGGCAAGCCGAGAATCAGAAACGTAACGAACGGCTGCGTAAAGATATTGCGGACATTCTGGGAATCAGTGAAGAACGTGTACGTCGGGATGACATTGAGAAAATGATTCTGTGGGAGGAACTTAGTTTTGATCCCGCGGATCGCCGCTGCCCTTATTCCGGTGTTCAAGTGAGTACCGTCATGTTGTTAAGTGATGAAGTGGAAGTCGAACACATCCTGCCTTTCTCGCAAACACTGGATGACAGTCTCAATAATAAAACCGTGGCACTTCGCCAAGCCAATCGCATCAAGGGCAATCGTACACCTTGGGAAGCTTTCGGTACATCAAATATCTCGGGGTTTGACTATTCTGGGATTCTAACCAGAGCTGAATTAATGCCCAAAGCAAAGCGTTACCGCTTCGCCGAAGACGGGTATCAACGCTGGCTAAAAGACGATGCGGGCTTTCTGGCGCGCGCACTGAACGATACGCGCCACTTAAGCAAGATTGCACGTGAATATATGAGCTTGATTTGTCCCAATACGCGCGTCATTCCAGGGCAAATGACCGCTATGTTACGCCGCAATTTTGGCCTGAATGATGTACTCGGATTAAATGGCGAGAAAAACCGCAACGATCACCGTCATCATGCAGTGGATGCCTGCGTAATCGCGGTAACGGATCAGGGCTTGTTACAGCGTTTTGCAGCAGCCAGCGCCAGTGCGCGTGAGCGGCAGCTTAATCGCCTTGTGGAAAATATGCCATTACCGTGGGAGAGTTACAGGGAACATGTCCGGCGCGCCATTGATGGGATTTGGGTTAGCCATAGACCGGATCACAGCCATGAAGGGGCCATGCATAACGATACAGCCTATGGTTTACGAGGTAATGGCAGAGTCAGTTTTCATAAAATGGTGGAAGGAAAACGTGAATACATAGAAGACAGCCTTAAAGTCATTGAAATTACTGATACTAAAGCCATAGATCGGCATGGTCTGTTGCCTACTGGCAAACCGAGACCCTATAAGGGCTACAAAGGTGATAGCAATTATTGTATTGAAATTGTCCGTAATGAAAAAGGCCGCTGGGAAGGCGAGATTATTTCCACGTTTGATGCTTATCAATTAGTACGTAAATATGGCATTGTACAACTGCGGCATCCGGTTTTGAGTGTCAGTGGAAAGCCATTGGTAATGCGGTTAATTCGTAATGATTTTGTGCGATTGGAACATGAAGGAATAATAAGAACCCTACGTGTTTGTAAAATGAGAGAAGACGGTCAAGTTGCACTGGCAGATGTAACTGAAGCCAATGTTGATGCTAGAACCCGAACTAAAGAAATCTGCTATGTTTTTAAAACAGGAGGTTCTCTTCAGAAAGCCAAAGCGCGTCGAATAACCATTTCACCCATCGGCGAACCCCGTGATCCGGGTTTCAAGGAATAA
- the cas1 gene encoding type II CRISPR-associated endonuclease Cas1, translating to MIGRIVEVADDRRHLFLSRGFMVVKDTEGERKELGQIPLDDIAAVIANAHGLSYTNNLLVALAERCAPFVLCAANHNAVGMVLTIDGNYQQAKRFDVQLAASQPLKKRLWADIVKSKLQQQSDALEAAGAPFIPLQALVRKVRSGDPDNFEAQGARRYWGLLFGDDFRRDQQSDGLNAMLNYGYTVLRATTARAVVAAGLHPTIGLHHSNESNAMRLVDDLMEPFRPVIDLKVWQLHQHGESQVTPDSKRELVRTVYDDMQTSVGATPLMVCTQKLATSLAQVFMGERNKMDLPLPGLPLDLAASFMED from the coding sequence ATGATCGGTCGTATCGTTGAAGTAGCGGATGACCGGCGGCATCTGTTTCTCTCTCGCGGTTTCATGGTGGTCAAAGATACCGAGGGGGAACGCAAGGAATTAGGGCAAATACCCCTGGATGACATTGCGGCGGTTATCGCCAATGCGCATGGCCTGAGTTATACCAACAACCTGCTGGTGGCGCTGGCCGAGCGTTGCGCGCCGTTTGTGCTGTGTGCCGCGAATCACAATGCAGTGGGTATGGTGCTGACGATCGACGGTAATTATCAGCAAGCAAAACGGTTTGATGTGCAGCTTGCTGCCAGTCAACCGCTCAAAAAGCGGCTTTGGGCAGACATTGTCAAATCCAAACTTCAGCAGCAGTCTGACGCGCTTGAGGCTGCAGGAGCACCATTTATTCCGCTGCAAGCTTTGGTGCGCAAAGTACGTTCCGGCGATCCGGATAACTTCGAGGCGCAAGGGGCGCGGCGCTACTGGGGACTTTTATTTGGCGATGATTTCCGCCGCGATCAGCAGAGTGATGGCCTTAACGCTATGCTCAACTATGGTTACACCGTTTTGCGCGCTACTACCGCACGTGCCGTGGTAGCAGCAGGATTGCATCCGACGATCGGCTTGCATCACAGTAATGAAAGCAATGCGATGCGGCTAGTGGACGATTTAATGGAGCCTTTTCGTCCTGTTATTGATTTGAAAGTCTGGCAGTTGCATCAACACGGCGAATCCCAGGTGACACCCGACAGTAAACGTGAGTTGGTCAGAACGGTATATGACGATATGCAAACTAGTGTGGGAGCCACGCCGTTGATGGTCTGTACGCAAAAACTTGCCACCTCGCTGGCGCAAGTTTTTATGGGGGAAAGAAATAAAATGGACTTGCCTTTGCCAGGGCTGCCGCTCGACCTTGCTGCATCATTTATGGAGGACTAA
- the cas2 gene encoding CRISPR-associated endonuclease Cas2: MFDLPVVEKAERKAATDFRNTLLDMGFEMSQFSVYMRFCSSQSQIDTYCTQVEKSLPTGGKVNILQFTDKQYERIITFRGKSKQASKKSPEQYELF; the protein is encoded by the coding sequence ATGTTTGATTTACCTGTCGTTGAAAAAGCTGAGCGCAAAGCCGCGACAGATTTTCGCAATACTCTGTTGGATATGGGTTTTGAAATGTCGCAATTTTCTGTCTACATGCGTTTCTGCAGCAGTCAGAGTCAGATCGATACGTATTGCACGCAAGTAGAAAAAAGCTTGCCTACAGGCGGCAAAGTCAATATCCTGCAATTTACCGACAAGCAATACGAACGCATCATTACTTTTCGCGGAAAAAGCAAACAAGCAAGCAAAAAATCACCCGAACAATATGAACTTTTCTGA
- a CDS encoding OmpA family protein — protein MKTLSILIVQALILTLTGCATMTDTQRGTAQGTAIGAGTGAAIGALIGGKKGAAIGAGSGALLGAGAGYMWSQRMEEQKREMETATAGTGVQVTQTEDNRLKLNIPSDISFDTGRADIKSGFRPILDNFATTLISNEGTAVKIIGHTDSTGSDAINNPLSVNRAASTRDYLVSRGVSIKRIQIDGRGSREPMVENNTPENRAENRRVEIFVTETQPAPEAAPDQSKQ, from the coding sequence ATGAAAACTCTTTCAATTTTAATTGTTCAAGCTCTAATCCTAACGTTGACCGGCTGCGCAACCATGACGGACACGCAACGCGGCACAGCGCAGGGAACCGCGATTGGCGCGGGTACAGGAGCTGCGATCGGTGCACTGATTGGAGGCAAAAAAGGCGCTGCCATTGGTGCAGGCTCAGGCGCTCTGCTTGGCGCTGGCGCCGGTTATATGTGGTCACAGCGGATGGAAGAACAAAAAAGGGAAATGGAGACAGCCACCGCAGGTACAGGCGTGCAAGTCACGCAAACCGAAGACAATCGCCTCAAGCTAAATATCCCCAGCGACATCTCCTTTGACACCGGCCGGGCGGACATCAAATCAGGCTTCAGACCCATTCTTGATAATTTCGCAACCACCCTGATTAGTAATGAAGGCACAGCCGTCAAAATCATCGGGCACACTGACAGCACCGGCAGCGATGCCATTAATAATCCGTTATCGGTTAATCGGGCTGCCAGCACGCGAGATTATCTGGTGAGCCGGGGCGTATCGATTAAACGCATTCAAATTGATGGCCGCGGCTCCCGTGAACCCATGGTTGAAAATAATACGCCCGAAAATAGAGCGGAAAATCGCCGTGTGGAAATTTTTGTGACGGAAACACAACCAGCGCCGGAAGCAGCTCCTGATCAATCTAAACAGTAG
- a CDS encoding class II fructose-bisphosphate aldolase: MPLVDMRDMLQHAYQNNYAIGGFGLVSLDFLEAIITAAECCRSPVIINLSQPLFGQHDFRLILPAVERVAQLAKVPVAIHFDHAKQHESIVQAINLGCNSVMLDVSSEAFTVNIAHTSRATEIAHASGAAIEGMLGFVGGTEGENALNHLGGIIYTSAEEAKVYVNRTKVDFLAVSIGTVHGRQSSRAKLDFKRLKRINDELGIPLVLHGGSGLIEDQYHKLILNGVAKINCYTELSDIAAATIRSNVQTRAKKGYIETMRDVKNNLQEQVSLCMHRWGSAGRAAEVLIQCRAWQPVEQIIAYNVEERYLQHIETFIERSRETLCAIPGVRQVFSGWALTAADQYHLCWRIQFVTTDASKNFQTHAEYLAFIDQLARISEPDKINITFAATAAEPNPRIEEIRISPAQYI; the protein is encoded by the coding sequence ATGCCACTCGTAGATATGCGCGACATGTTGCAGCATGCTTATCAAAATAACTACGCAATCGGTGGTTTCGGATTGGTGAGTCTGGATTTCCTGGAGGCTATTATCACGGCAGCCGAATGCTGCCGCTCCCCCGTCATTATCAACCTTTCCCAGCCGCTCTTCGGTCAGCATGATTTCAGATTAATCTTACCGGCAGTTGAACGTGTAGCACAATTGGCTAAAGTACCGGTAGCAATCCACTTTGATCACGCAAAACAGCACGAATCCATCGTCCAGGCAATTAATCTGGGCTGCAATAGTGTCATGCTGGATGTATCTTCAGAAGCATTTACCGTCAATATCGCTCACACCAGCCGCGCAACAGAGATCGCTCACGCCAGTGGTGCCGCCATTGAAGGAATGCTTGGTTTTGTCGGCGGCACGGAAGGGGAAAATGCTCTCAATCACTTAGGCGGTATCATTTATACCTCTGCAGAAGAAGCCAAAGTTTATGTTAACCGCACCAAAGTTGATTTTTTAGCGGTTTCCATTGGCACTGTCCATGGTCGTCAGAGCAGTAGAGCCAAACTGGACTTCAAGCGCCTGAAACGAATCAATGACGAACTTGGGATTCCATTAGTACTGCATGGAGGTAGCGGACTGATTGAGGATCAATACCATAAGCTGATTTTAAATGGCGTTGCTAAAATCAACTGCTACACAGAACTTTCAGATATTGCTGCTGCCACCATTCGCTCCAACGTTCAAACACGCGCTAAAAAAGGCTATATTGAAACGATGCGCGATGTTAAAAATAACCTCCAGGAGCAAGTCAGTCTATGCATGCATCGTTGGGGTTCGGCCGGCCGCGCCGCAGAAGTATTGATTCAGTGTCGTGCTTGGCAACCTGTAGAGCAAATCATTGCTTACAATGTTGAAGAACGCTATTTGCAACACATAGAAACCTTTATCGAACGAAGCCGCGAAACATTATGCGCGATTCCAGGAGTACGCCAGGTTTTCTCTGGTTGGGCATTAACTGCAGCGGATCAATATCATCTATGCTGGCGTATTCAATTTGTAACTACCGATGCCAGCAAAAATTTCCAAACCCATGCGGAATATCTTGCCTTTATCGATCAGCTTGCGCGTATATCGGAGCCTGACAAAATCAATATTACATTCGCTGCAACTGCAGCGGAACCGAATCCCCGCATAGAAGAAATCAGAATTTCTCCGGCACAGTATATTTAG
- the cbbX gene encoding CbbX protein: MPKQSKNLISSKDPSIDLDAEFRNTNIQEVLDKLDRELIGLIPVKTRIRETAALLLVDRVRKQLGLSAGAPSLHMCFTGNPGTGKTTVALRMAEILHRLGYVREGHLVSVTRDDLVGQYIGHTAPKTKEVIKKAMGGVLFIDEAYYLYKPENERDYGAESIEILLQTMENNREDLVVILAGYKDRMDKFFHSNPGMRSRIAHHIDFPDYGADELVSIAKLMLEAQNYCFSKAGEEAFGKYIRLRMKSEHFANARSVRNALDRARLRQANRLFSGTKKSLSKNDLITLEAEDILASRVFLEASPDSKPKAKEAD, translated from the coding sequence ATGCCTAAGCAATCTAAAAACTTAATTTCATCCAAGGATCCATCAATTGATTTGGATGCAGAGTTTCGTAACACAAATATCCAAGAAGTACTGGATAAACTGGACCGTGAGTTGATTGGCTTAATTCCTGTAAAGACTCGTATTCGTGAGACTGCAGCATTGTTGCTGGTCGATCGCGTTCGCAAGCAACTGGGATTATCAGCGGGCGCTCCCAGTTTGCATATGTGCTTTACCGGCAACCCTGGCACCGGAAAAACGACAGTGGCCCTGCGCATGGCGGAAATCCTGCATCGCTTGGGCTATGTGCGTGAGGGCCACCTGGTTTCAGTAACCCGGGACGACTTGGTTGGCCAATATATCGGGCATACTGCGCCCAAAACAAAAGAAGTTATAAAAAAAGCGATGGGCGGCGTTCTTTTCATCGATGAAGCTTATTACCTTTATAAGCCAGAGAACGAACGTGATTATGGCGCGGAATCCATAGAAATTCTGTTGCAAACGATGGAAAATAACCGCGAAGATTTGGTCGTCATCCTGGCTGGTTATAAAGATCGCATGGATAAATTTTTTCATAGCAATCCGGGTATGCGGTCGCGTATCGCGCACCACATCGACTTCCCTGATTACGGTGCGGATGAGCTAGTTTCGATCGCCAAATTGATGTTGGAAGCTCAGAATTATTGTTTTAGCAAAGCCGGAGAAGAGGCTTTTGGAAAATATATCCGCTTGCGGATGAAATCGGAGCATTTTGCAAACGCCCGCTCGGTTCGTAACGCGCTTGATCGGGCTAGACTGCGTCAGGCAAATCGTTTATTTTCCGGAACCAAGAAATCATTGTCCAAAAATGATCTGATTACACTGGAAGCGGAAGATATTCTTGCCAGTCGCGTTTTTCTTGAGGCGTCACCTGATAGTAAACCCAAAGCAAAAGAAGCAGACTGA
- a CDS encoding ribulose bisphosphate carboxylase small subunit has translation MMTNHGNVLTQGQFSFLPPLTDKQISAQLKYALKNGWAIGIEYTDDPHPRNTYWEMFGNPMFDLKDPAGILLEINSCRKTFPNHYIRVTAFNSTRGVESPTMSYIVNRPKKEPGFSLVRQEGAGRSVSYTIHSYATDKPEAERY, from the coding sequence ATGATGACCAATCACGGGAATGTACTCACACAGGGACAATTCTCTTTTCTGCCTCCGTTGACCGACAAGCAAATTTCCGCACAGCTTAAGTATGCGCTGAAAAATGGCTGGGCAATAGGGATTGAATACACTGATGATCCTCACCCACGTAATACCTATTGGGAAATGTTCGGCAATCCAATGTTTGATTTGAAGGATCCTGCGGGAATTTTGTTAGAAATCAATAGTTGCCGCAAAACTTTTCCAAACCATTACATTCGTGTCACTGCATTTAACTCGACACGTGGAGTGGAAAGCCCAACCATGTCGTATATTGTTAACCGGCCCAAAAAAGAGCCAGGGTTTAGTTTAGTACGCCAGGAAGGCGCTGGACGAAGCGTTAGTTACACCATTCATTCCTATGCCACCGACAAACCGGAAGCCGAGCGTTATTAG
- a CDS encoding ribulose-bisphosphate carboxylase large subunit produces MASQTMKEGKERYKSGVIPYKKMGYWEPAYVPKDTDVIAMFRITPQPGVDHEEAAAAVAGESSTATWTVVWTDRLTACELYRAKAYKSELVPNTGPGTNNEAQYFAYIAYDIDLFEEGSIANLTASIIGNVFGFKAVKALRLEDMRIPVAYLKTFQGPATGIVVERERLDKFGRPLLGATTKPKLGLSGRNYGRVVYEGLKGGLDFMKDDENINSQPFMHWRDRFLYCMEAVNKASAATGEVKGHYLNVTAGTMEDMYERAEFAKSLGSVIVMIDLVVGYTAIQSMAKWARRNDMILHLHRAGNSTYSRQKNHGMNFRVICKWMRMAGVDHIHAGTVVGKLEGDPLMIKGFYDTLRETRTEKSLEHGLFFDQDWASLNKCMPVASGGIHAGQMHQLIDYLGEDVVLQFGGGTIGHPQGIQAGAVANRVALEAMILARNEGRDYVKEGPQILADAAKWCTPLKQALDTWKDITFNYDSTDTADFVPSTTANA; encoded by the coding sequence ATGGCTTCACAAACGATGAAAGAAGGTAAAGAACGTTACAAATCAGGAGTTATTCCGTATAAAAAAATGGGTTATTGGGAACCTGCTTATGTACCCAAAGACACGGATGTTATCGCCATGTTCCGTATTACACCGCAACCCGGTGTGGATCATGAAGAAGCTGCTGCTGCAGTGGCTGGTGAATCTTCCACCGCGACCTGGACCGTAGTATGGACTGACCGACTCACCGCTTGTGAGCTTTATCGTGCCAAAGCATATAAGTCAGAGCTGGTACCCAACACAGGCCCGGGTACCAATAATGAGGCGCAATACTTTGCCTATATCGCCTATGACATCGATTTATTCGAAGAAGGCTCGATCGCAAACTTAACCGCATCCATTATCGGTAACGTGTTTGGCTTTAAGGCAGTCAAAGCGCTGCGCCTTGAAGATATGCGCATTCCCGTAGCTTACCTGAAAACTTTTCAAGGTCCTGCAACGGGTATTGTGGTTGAACGTGAACGCTTGGATAAATTCGGTCGCCCCTTGCTCGGCGCTACCACCAAACCTAAATTAGGTCTCTCGGGCAGAAACTATGGCCGCGTGGTTTACGAGGGACTTAAAGGCGGCCTGGATTTCATGAAGGATGATGAAAATATTAATTCGCAACCTTTTATGCATTGGCGCGACCGCTTCCTGTATTGCATGGAAGCAGTGAACAAGGCCTCAGCCGCTACCGGTGAAGTCAAAGGACATTATTTGAACGTTACCGCCGGCACTATGGAAGACATGTATGAGAGAGCTGAGTTTGCAAAATCTCTGGGTTCAGTTATTGTCATGATCGATTTGGTGGTCGGTTATACCGCGATTCAGTCGATGGCAAAATGGGCGCGCAGGAACGACATGATATTGCATTTGCATCGTGCGGGTAATTCAACTTATTCACGTCAAAAAAATCACGGCATGAATTTCCGCGTAATTTGTAAGTGGATGCGCATGGCGGGTGTCGATCATATCCACGCTGGCACAGTTGTAGGAAAACTAGAAGGTGATCCACTCATGATCAAAGGTTTCTACGATACTTTACGTGAAACACGCACGGAAAAAAGCCTGGAACATGGATTGTTCTTTGATCAGGACTGGGCGTCGTTGAATAAATGCATGCCGGTTGCTTCCGGTGGAATTCATGCGGGTCAGATGCATCAGTTGATCGATTACCTCGGTGAAGATGTAGTATTGCAGTTTGGCGGCGGTACCATTGGACATCCCCAGGGCATTCAAGCTGGAGCAGTAGCAAACCGTGTAGCACTCGAAGCTATGATTCTGGCACGCAATGAAGGTCGGGATTACGTAAAAGAAGGTCCGCAAATTCTTGCGGATGCAGCGAAATGGTGCACACCGCTCAAACAAGCATTGGATACGTGGAAAGATATCACCTTTAACTACGACTCCACGGATACCGCTGATTTTGTGCCATCCACAACTGCAAACGCTTAA
- a CDS encoding LysR family transcriptional regulator, giving the protein MRHSTLRQLEVFEAIARLKSFTRAAEELFLTQPTVSMQVKKLTEEIGLPLFEQVGKKIYLTDAGEELYRTCLGIFDHFSRFEMIASDMKGLKSGKLRLAVVTTAKYFVPRLLGMFCQKYPGIDVALKVTNREHILERLTGNQDDLYILGQVPDAVDAVAEIFLDNQLVVLASADHPLATKKKITIKRICDEPFIMREPGSGTRIATELFFSKHNKKLKVRMELGSNEAIKQTVAGRLGIAVLSRHTLALDAQIGQLAILDVEGFPIERHWYFAYSSGKQLSIVAQTFLSYLRQANNLLDNLTCRHVTSGHCPLLENETSIRSDGEASA; this is encoded by the coding sequence ATGCGTCATAGCACATTGCGACAGCTTGAGGTTTTTGAGGCGATCGCTCGATTGAAGAGTTTTACCCGAGCAGCTGAGGAATTATTTCTGACACAACCGACTGTATCGATGCAAGTCAAGAAATTGACCGAAGAGATTGGTTTACCCTTATTTGAGCAAGTCGGCAAAAAAATCTATCTGACCGATGCGGGAGAAGAGCTATATCGAACCTGTCTGGGCATTTTTGACCATTTCTCCCGTTTCGAGATGATTGCTTCCGACATGAAAGGATTGAAATCAGGGAAACTCCGGCTCGCGGTAGTGACCACTGCAAAATATTTCGTTCCACGATTATTGGGTATGTTTTGCCAGAAATATCCCGGCATAGACGTTGCGCTGAAAGTGACGAATCGTGAGCATATCCTGGAGCGATTAACCGGTAATCAAGATGATCTTTATATCTTAGGTCAAGTTCCGGATGCAGTGGATGCGGTGGCGGAAATTTTTTTGGATAATCAATTGGTTGTTTTGGCATCTGCCGATCATCCATTGGCGACTAAAAAAAAGATCACCATCAAGCGCATTTGTGATGAACCCTTTATTATGCGAGAACCAGGTTCCGGAACAAGAATAGCGACCGAGCTTTTTTTCTCAAAGCATAATAAAAAACTGAAGGTTCGCATGGAGTTAGGTAGCAATGAAGCGATTAAGCAAACCGTCGCAGGCAGATTGGGTATTGCTGTATTATCGCGACATACCCTGGCGCTGGATGCGCAGATAGGGCAGCTGGCGATACTGGATGTTGAAGGATTTCCGATTGAACGTCATTGGTATTTTGCTTATTCATCCGGCAAGCAGTTGTCGATTGTTGCGCAGACATTCTTAAGCTATTTACGGCAGGCTAATAATTTGCTCGATAATTTGACATGCCGCCATGTGACTTCCGGGCATTGCCCACTATTGGAAAATGAAACAAGCATACGATCCGATGGGGAGGCGTCAGCGTAA